The Leclercia adecarboxylata region GGCTTCCTGCCCCAGGAGGATCAGGGCTACTTCTTCGCCAGCGTCCAGCTGCCGGAAGCGGCCTCGCTGGAGCGCACCGAAGCGGTGATGAAAACCGCCCGGGAGCTGATCGCGAAAAATCCGGCAGTCGAAGACGTGATTCAGGTCTCCGGATTTAACATTCTCAACGGCACCAGCGCCTCCAACGGCGGCTTTATCTCGGTGATGCTGAAAGACTGGCGCGAGCGCCCGGCGCTGGATGAGGTGATGGGGACGTTGCAGCGCCAGCTGCTGGCACTGCCGGAAGCCACCATCATGACCTTCGCGCCGCCGACGCTGCCGGGGCTGGGCAACGCCTCCGGCTTCGACCTGCGCATTCAGGCCCAGGCGGGGCAGAGTCCGGCGGAGCTGGAGCGCGTAACGCGTAACGTGTTAATCACCGCCAACCAGCATCCGCAGCTGAACCGGGTCTTCACCACCTGGAGCAGCAACGTGCCACAGCTGACGCTCACCGTCGACCGTGAGCGGGCCGCGCGTCTCGACGTGCCGGTCTCGCGGATCTTCACCAGCCTGCAGACCGCCTTTGGCGGCACCCGCGCCGGGGATTTCAGCATCAACAACCGCGTCTACCATGTGGTGATGCAAAACGAGATGCAGTGGCGCGAGCGTGCGGAGCAGATTAGCGAGCTGTTCGTGCGCAGCAACAACGGCGAGCGGGTGCGCCTGAGCAACCTCGTCACCATCACGCCCACCGTCGGCGCGCCGTTCCTGCAGCAGTACAACCAGTTCCCGTCCGTCTCCGTGAGCGGCTCCGCGGCAGCCGGGGTCAGCAGCAGTACGGCGATGGCGGCGATGGGGCAGCTTCTGGCGGAGCACCTGCCCGCCGGGTACGACTACGCCTGGAGCGGTATGTCGTATCAGGAGCAGCAGACCGGGAATCAGGCAGTCTGGATTGTGCTGGCGGCGGTGGTGATGGCGTGGCTGTTCCTCGTCGCCCAGTACGAAAGCTGGACGCTGCCGGCAAGCGTGATGCTCTCGGTGCTGTTCGCCATCGGCGGGGCGCTGGTGTGGCTCTGGGTAGCTGGCTACGCCAATGACGTTTACGTGCAGATTGGCCTGGTGCTGCTGATAGCCCTCGCCGCCAAAAACGCGATTCTGATCGTGGAGTTTGCCCGCGCGCGGCGCAATGCGGGGATGGCGATTGTCGATGCCGCCCGGGAAGCGGCCTCGCGCCGTTTCCGGGCGGTGATGATGACCGCCGTGTCGTTCATTATCGGCGTGTTACCGATGATGCTGGCGACCGGGGCGGGCGCCCAGAGCCGCCGTATCATCGGCACCACGGTGTTCAGCGGTATGCTGGTGGCCACCCTGGTGGGGATTGTCTTTATCCCGGCGCTGTTTGTGCTGTTCCAGCGTCTGCGCGAGTGGGGGCACCGCCTTACGGACTCGTCGCCCACAGATCGCAGTGTTTCTGCACCAGAGAAATAAGCGAGCCGCCGTCGGCGATAAAGTCCCGCATAAGCTGCGCCTCGCTCTTGCCCTGCTTTAACCGCAGGGCAATTTCCTGGATAGCGCTGCTGGCGCCCAGTTTTTCCGCCGACGGCGCGACGCGCTCCAGCAGCCAGGCGAGATCCTCGGCAATGGTTTTTTGCTCGCCGGTGTGGACGTCGGTCAGGATCCCCTCCAGCCCGTAGCGGCAGGCCTGAAAACGGTTGAAGCGATAGAGTAAAAAATCCCGCTCCTGATGCTTATAGGGCCGGGTGGTCAGCAGCCAGTGGGAAATGGCCTGGATCAGCCCGGCAATATTGATGGCATGGGCGAGGGTGAGCGGGGTATCCATCACCCGCACCTCTACGGTGCCGAAATGGGGGCTCGGACGAATATCCCAGTGCAGATCCTTAATGCTGTCGATCATGCTGGTGGAACTCAGGCGACGAAACAGCCCTTCGAACTCCTGCCAGCTGTTGACCCACGGCATCAGGCCGTTATCCGGGAACCCGGAGAAGATATTGAGCCGCGACGAGGAGAATTTGGTGTCGGTGCCCTGCATATAGGGCGAGGTGGCCGCCAGGGCGATAAAGTGCGGCACAAAGCGCGACAGCCCGTGCAGCAGGTAGATGGCGTCATCCCCGGTGCGACAGCCGACGTGCACGTGCTGACCAAACACCGTGGCCTGTAAAATCAGATAGCCAAAGCGCTCCAGCGTGGCGTTATAGCGCTCGTCCTCGCACACCTCCTGACGCTGCCACTTCTGGAACGGATGCGTACCGCCGCCGCAAATCTGGATGTGTTGCTCCGCCGCGGCCCGCAGAATGCTCTGCTGCATGGCGGAAAACTGCGCTGCCGCCTGGTCGATGTTCTGGCACACGCCGGTGGCGATCTCGAGCATGCTTTCGGTGATATCGTGCTTCACTTCCCCGCCTTTGATGTCGTCTTTGACGGCGGCGATAAGCGCGGAGGAGTCCTGACTCAGATCGTTGCCCGGCGGGTTAACCACCTGCAGTTCCAGTTCGATGCCAAGGGTGTAGGGTTCAGAGGATTTGAAGTCGGGTAAAGGCATAGCGCACTCCGTTGTCTGTTACAGGTTGAGTATAGACAACGGGGGAGGTTCTCCTTCAGTTCCCCACAAACGCACTTACCGGCAAATCAAAACGCTTCGCCAGCGCCCGCATATGGTCCAGCGTTAACGTGCGTTCTCCTTTCAGGATCCGGCTGACCAGCGACTTCTTACCAATCTCGTTCTCCAGATCGCTCTGCGTCAGGTGATACTGATCCATCAGTGTGCGTAGCAACGCAACGCCGGAAGGCGTACTGGCAATACGGCCGTTAAACCCGGCAAACTCTGGCGATTCATGCTCGTATTTATCGATTCTGGCGGTCAGCATATCAATCAGCGGGCTATCGGGCTGATGCTCGATCAGATATTCCACCAACGCCAACGCATCCTCGTAGTCTTTGCGAGACGGACGCGCTCCCAGAAAAGGCAGGACGTTTGCCAGATCGTTGGCTGCTTTGATAGCTTGTGCGTAATTCATTCTTTAGTTCTCCGGTAGACGTCCGTCAGCTTGTCATACTCTGCATGGGTACTGATATGTTTGATAAAAATCCTTCCCCGCTCAAAATCAGCAAAAAAGATCACGCGCAAGTGCCCGCCACCTACATCTATGACCCACCATTTTTCACGGTATTTCATTCTGTCCAGGCTGGGGAATCGCTTTCGCATCAGATCGGGTGACGGATAAATTTCCTTCTTCAAAACCCGGTAAAGGTCCTGCAGGGCTAGCGCCTGATTGGGAAATCGTCTGGTAGCGATATCAAATGGTGCTCTTGATACGACATGCATCCTTGCCCCTTGTTTCCATCCTGGAAACATTCTATGAAGTGGATAGTAAGTTGACAATATGGAAACTTCCATTTTCAGACTGGCCCATAAAGTCAACGTGTCAGGAGAACGGGCCATACTTTATGGCGGGCAAGAAATGAATCAAAGCGTCGGGCACAGGTAACTTTTTAATCTGCGTGGCGCATTCCGGAAATCCCTGACGACAGGCCACATCGCTCCCTTCAGGAAGGCAAAACGTCGTGAGAATGCTATTATCAGGCAGCAACCGACACCCTGAGGAGCAGATATGAGCAACGACGTACCGATTAAATTTTATGACATCGTGGATGAGTACACGACGGAAGCCGCCGAGCCGGTTAACGAGTCAGAGCGTGATTCCCTGGCGCTCTATTTCCAGCTGCTGATCACCCGCCTGATGAATAACGAAGAGATCAGCGAAGCGGCGCAGACCGAGATGGCGGTGGAAGCCGGTATCAGCACCCAGCGTATTGATGATATTGCTAATTTCCTCAACCAGTGGGGCAATGAGTAGTTTCTGCGTGAAAGACATGGTCTGCGCAGGCGTTGTGCTTTACACTGCGCGCGGCAAAAAATGCGTGAGTAACGATTAATTAGGCGGTAACAACGATGGCGATGAACGGAACAATCACAACCTGGTTTGCAGATAAGGGCTTTGGATTTATCAAAGATGAAAACGGCGATAACCGCTATTTTCATGTGATTAAGGTCGCCAATCCCGATCTGATTAAGAAAGATGCCGCGGTGACCTTTGAACCCACCACCAACAACAAGGGGTTGTCGGCTTATGCGGTGAAGGTGATCCCGGAGAGCAAGTACATCTTCCTCGACGGTGAGCGCCATAAAATCACCTCCATCAAGTCTTACCTGGTCTACAGCGAAGAAGAGCCTGCTGAAACCCGGATTGATAAAGAGAACGGCGTGCTGTCGGTGAAGAGCCTGATGGGCAATATCGCGCCGAAATCAACGGCGAAAGCAGGCGAGATGCGCACGGTGAGAAAACTGGCCATCACCACCTTCCAGGGCAAAACCTACATCTTCTCGGAAGATGAGATTGACCTGGACGCGACGGTGAAAATGCTTAAGAACCTGAAGTAATCTGCATTGCTCTGCCGGGTGGCGCTGACGCTTACCCGGCCTACACAACCTTTAGCTTGTAGGCCCGTGCAAGCGCCGCGCCGCCGGGCAACTCGACTATTTCATTCGATGTTCATCCGCGTTCAACGCCTGTCGGTCAAAGAACCGTTGGATCACACCCCCCGCCATAAACGCCGCCCGGTCTGACATATGGGCAATCACATCGGCATCATGACTCACCAGCAGATAGGTCATCCCGTGCTGCTGTTTCAGCCGGTTGAGCAAATTCAGGATCTCCGCCTGCACCGACATATCCAGCGCCGAGGTGGGCTCATCCAGCAGCAGAAGCTGCGGACGCAACAGCAGCGCCCGGGCAATCGCCACGCGCTGGCGCTGCCCGCCGCTGAGCTGGTGGGGATAGCGTTTACCCGCATCGGCAGAGAGCCCCACCTGCTGCAGGGCATCGTCCACTTTTTGAGAGATCTGCGTTTCACCGTGGATCCTGAGCGGCTCTGCTAACGTGCGCGAAATAGTATGGTTCGGATGCAGCGAGGCCCAGGGATCCTGAAACACCATCTGCACGTTGCGGCGCAGCGATCCGGTAAAACGCGCGCCGGGCTGGAGCCTGTCGCCCAGCACCTGAACGTTGCCGCGCCACTGGCGCTGTAGCCCGGCCAGCACCCGCAGGATGGTCGATTTCCCGCAGCCCGATTCGCCAATCAGGCTGAAGGTTTCGCCTCTCTCAATCGTAAAGCTGGCGGCGGAGACCGCGGTTTTTTCGCCAAACGTCACCTGCAGCCGATCCACATTAACGAGTGCCATCTGTCGCCTCCTTCCAGGGCTGAGTGCGGTCGAGCGTCGGCAGCATCTGCCCGAACGTGCTCGCATTGGGTCGGCAGGTCCACAGCGTCCGGGTATAGGGATGCGTGGCCTGAGGCAGCTGGCTGGCCGCCATCTCATCCACTTTCTCACCCTGATACATCACCAGCACGCGGTCGCAATGTTCGGCCACCAGGGGTAAATCGTGGCTGATCAGCAGCATCGCCATCTGGCGCTGTTCGCACTGCTCCACCAGCAGCTCGAGGATCTGGTTGCGCAGGCGGGCGTCCAGCGCCGAGGTTGGTTCATCGGCAATCAGTACCCGCGGGTTGTTGATCAGCGCAATGGCGATCATCACCCGCTGGCCCATGCCCCCAGAGAGCTCTCCCGGGTAACGGCTAAGCACCGCGTCGGTCAGGCCCACGGCGTTAACCAGCGCCCGGATGCGGTCCACTCTCTCTCTGCGCGGCAGCGACTGGTGGAGGGTTAACGCTTCGTCCAGCTGGGCCAGCACGTTTTTCACCGGATTCAGGGCGTAGCGCGGATCCTGGAGAATCATCGCGATCCCGTTACCGCGCAGCTGCCGCCAGCCGCGGGGCGACAGGCCAGTCAGATCGTGACCCAGCACGTTGAGCCGCTGGGCGCTGACCACCCCCGGCTTGCGCACCAGCCCCATCAGCGAGCGGGCGGTCATCGATTTGCCGGAACCCGACTCCCCCACCAGCGCCAGGCGTTCATTGCCCAGCGTAAAGCTCAGGTTGTTGACCACCCGCGCGGTGGGGTAATCCACGTTCAGGGCGTCGACAATAATGCGTTGTTCAGTCATGTTGTGGCTCCAGCACATCGCGCAGGCCGTCGCCCAGCAGGTTGAAGGCCAGGCTGGCAATCAGGATCGCCCCGCCCGGAATGGCGGCTATCCACCACTGATCGAATATCACCTGCATGCCGTCGGCGATCATCGCTCCCCATTCCGCCATGGGCGGTCGTGCGCCAAGGCCGAGGAAGCCGAGACCAGCGGCGGCCAGAATAATCCCCGCCAGATCGAGGGCCAGACGCACGATGGCCGACGGCAGGCACAGGGGCAAAATGTGTCCCAGCAGCAGGCGGATCCCGCGAATGCCCATCATCTCGGCGGCGGCGAGGTAGTCGCTGTGACGCAGGCGCTGGATTTCGCTGCGCGCCTGACGGGCATACGCCGGCCAGGTGGTTAGCGCCAGCGCCAGGGCACCGTTAACCAGCCCCGGCCCGAGCATGGCGACAAAGGCAAAGGCGAGGATCAGGCGCGGCATCGACATCACCACGTCGGTAAAGCGCATTAATACCCGCTCCAGCCAGCCGCCGTAGTAACCGGACAAAATCCCCACCAGCAGGCCCGCAGGGAGGGTGATCGCCGTCACCAGCGCCACCAGCCCCAGCGCCGGACGGCTGCCGTAGATAAGCCGCGAGAGCAGGTCCCGCCCGTAGCTGTCGGTGCCGAGCCAGTGCTGCGCATTGGGCGGCTGCAGGCGGGCAGCGGCGTCCTGCCAGTTCGGATCCAGCGGGGCCAGCCACGGGGCAAACAGCGCCACCAGCACCAACAGGGTAATGATGACCAGCCCGCAAAACGCCGCAGGCGAGCGGCGCAGACGGCGTAAAAAGAGATAAAACGGCATCAGCGCACCCTTGGGTCAGTGAACCGTACCAGCAGGTCGGTGAGGTTATTGATCAGCACGAAACAGACGCCGATGAGCAGCGTGCCGCCCATGATGGCGGTGGTGTCTCCGGCGAACAGGGCGGTGGTGAGGTAGCGGCCAATCCCCGGCCACGAGAAGACCGTTTCGGTTAATACTGCCCCCTCCAGCATGCTGGTGTAGGCCAGCGCAATGACGGTGAACAGCGTGCTGCGAATGTTGGGCAGCACGTGGCGCAGCAGGATGGTCATCTCCCCGGCGCCTTTGGCCCGGGCCAGCAGAATGTACTCTTTGTTCATCTCGCTCAGGCACGCCGAGCGGGTGAGGCGGGTGATGCTGGCCAGGGAGTAGTAGGCCAGCAGCAGCACCGGCAGCACCAGATGGCTGATGGCGTTTTTAAATGCCGCCATATCCCACGAAAGCCAGGTGTCGATCAGCGCAAATCCCGTGCGCGGTTCGACGGTGTACTGCCAGATATCATCCAGCCGACCGGGCCCGGCGCTCCACTGCAGCTTCGCGTAGAACAGGGCCAGCATCAGCAGCCCGAGCCAGAAAATGGGCACCGAGTTGCCGAGCAGGGTGAGGGTTCGGATGATCATATCCAGCGGCGACCCGGCATAGCGGGCGCACAGCACCCCGGCAGTCACCCCCAGCACGGCGCCGAGGATCAACGCCAGCGTGGCCAGCTCAAGGGTTGCCGGGAAGGCGTGGAGCAGATCCTGCAGCACCGGCTGCCCGGTGGCGCTGGCGGTACCCAGATCGCCCTGAACAAGGTTAACCAGATAGTGCCAGAACTGCACCGGCAGGGGCTGATCCAGGCCGAGCTGGTGGCGAACCTGATCGTAGGTGGACTGGCTGGCGTGATCGCCGACGATCTGCAAAACGCGATCGACCGGGGAGAGCGCGGAGAGCGCAAAGGTGACGAGCAAAAGCCCGAGCAGCGTGAGGAACAGGGTCAGCAGGCCCTGTAAAACGCGCGCCGCGTGGGTGGAAAGATGTGGCATGGTAAATCTCTTATTGCCGGATAGGAGCTTCGCCTTACCCGGCCTGAAAATCGTTATGTGCGGCCTGATGCCGGGTGGCGGCTACGCCTTACCCGGCCTACAACACCTGGGAACCTGGGCCCGGTAAGCGTAGCGCCACCGGGCAACGGCCGCAGGTGCGGTCTACAAATTACTTCGTGACTTTGTCGTACCAGACCATATCCGCGTTCAGCCCCTGCTGATAACCCTTCACGTTGTCGCGCACCACAATCTGGGTTTTGCCCTGATCGACAAACACGTACGGGGAGTTCTGCTGCAGCTGTTCCTGCATCTGCTTATACAGGTCGAGACGTTTGGCCGGGTCCGGCTCGGCAACCGCCGCCAGCGTGGCTTTGTTAAGCTCCGGGATCTGCCAGCCGTTAAGCCCGGCCACGGTGCTGGATTTGCCGTCATTCCACGCGAAGGCGCTGGCGTTGGAGTGAGCGTCGAAGTAGTCCGGGATCCACAGGCGAATAGCGGCCTGGTGCTGTTTGGCACGCACGCGGGCATACACCTGGCTGCCGGCTGCGGGCAGCAGGTCGACCTTCACGCCGCCCTGGGCAAAGCTCGCCTGCATCGACTGGGCGATGGTGATAAACGGCGGCTTGTTCTCCACGTCCAGCGTGAAGTGAGCATCCTTGATGCCGGCTTTGGCTAAAATCTCTTTCGCTTTGGCCGGGTCAAATTTGAACGGGTTGTTCTCAAGCGCCCCCGGCAGGCCCACCGGCAGGAAGCTCTGGTGGACAAAGTACTGGCCTTTGAGCAGATCTTTGGTGATGCCCTCGTAGTCCACCAGCCAGCGTGACGCTTCCCAGAAGGCAGGGTTATTCAGCAGCGGATTGGCGCTGTTGCCCGCGTTAAACACCAGATAGTTCTGCTCCGCAGAGGGGATGCTCAGCACCTTGATACCGGGCTTGCCGTTGAGGGCGCTGATCTGGTCCGCGCCGAGATCCCGGGCGACATCGGCATCACCCTGCTCGATCAGCAGGCGGCGGGAAGCGGGATCCGGCACGTTTTTGATAATGATGTTTTTCAGCTTCGGCGCGCCGCCAGGGGCGCTGTCGTTGGCTTCCAGCACGATGGCCTGATGCGGCTGGTAGACGCGCATTTTGTATGCGCCGCTGCCTGCCGAGTGCATTTTCAGCCACGCGTTGCCCCGATCGTCGCCCTTCACGTTGGCGGCCACCAGCTTCTCATCCACAATCGAGGCAATCGGCGTGGAGAGGATATTCAGCGCCACGGCCGGGCTGACGTCCGCCGTCCAGTGCAGTTGCAGGGTGTGGTCATCCACCTTTTTCAACTGGCTGGCGATATTGCCCGGCTCCCAGCCCAGCACGTTAAGAATAAAGGCCGGGGACTTGTTCAGGGTGACAGCACGGGTATACGAAAAAATGACATCTTCCGGGCGCAGCGGGTTACCGGAAGCAAACTTCGCGTCAGGTTTCAGCTTGATGGTCAGGGTTTTTGCTGCGGCATCCGCTTCCCAGCTTTCGGCCAGGATGGGGGTGATTTTTTCCGGATTATCGCGGTCCGGCTGCACCAGACGCTGATAGAGGCTCGGTACGGTCTGGATACTGGACAGCTCGTTGGCTTCTGCCGGATCGAGGCTCACGATGTCATCCAGACCCTGAGCGACAACCAGCGTATTCGGGGGCGTAGCGGCGTGCGCGGCAGCGGACAGCGCAGCCAGCACCAGTAATGGCAGCAGTTTTTTAGTCATAGCGATCCCTGAACATCTTGTTTTTGATTGTTTTATGCTCCGTTACGTTAGGGGGCCGAGCCGGATTTAGGAAAGTCTTAATTCTGCTTAGCTTATTCCCGAAGCGCATAACGAATTATTTATAGTTATTAGCCCACTCAGCGGTACTGTTATGCAGGCGATCCTGTATTGTGAAATAACAAACTGTTAACAAAAAGGGGTAGTGACGTGCCGGAAATCAATGAATGGGGACAGACGGTTAACGATCCTGTTCCCGGCTGGCAGGGGGCCAGCGTATTAGAGCGTGGGGTGCTGGAAGGGCGTTTTTGTCGCCTTGAGCCGCTGGATGCGCAGAAGCATTCGGACGATCTGTTCGAGGCCTATGCGCTGGGCGACGACAGCGACTGGACCTGGCTTGCCAGCAATCAGCCTGCAAGCGTAGAGGAGACCGCGCAGTGGGTTGAGGGCAAAGTGCAGGATGTGGGGCTGGTGCCGTTCGCGGTGATCGACGCCCGCAGCGAGCGGGCCGTCGGGCTGGTCTGCTATATGGCTATCGAACAACAGCTGGGCTCGGTGGAGATAGGGCATGTCACCTGGTCGCGCAAGATGAAAAACAGCCCGCTCGGCACAGAGGCTGTCTGGCTGCTGCTGAAATATGGCTTTGAGCGGGGCTACCGTCGCCTGGAGTGGAAGTG contains the following coding sequences:
- a CDS encoding YbdK family carboxylate-amine ligase, with amino-acid sequence MPLPDFKSSEPYTLGIELELQVVNPPGNDLSQDSSALIAAVKDDIKGGEVKHDITESMLEIATGVCQNIDQAAAQFSAMQQSILRAAAEQHIQICGGGTHPFQKWQRQEVCEDERYNATLERFGYLILQATVFGQHVHVGCRTGDDAIYLLHGLSRFVPHFIALAATSPYMQGTDTKFSSSRLNIFSGFPDNGLMPWVNSWQEFEGLFRRLSSTSMIDSIKDLHWDIRPSPHFGTVEVRVMDTPLTLAHAINIAGLIQAISHWLLTTRPYKHQERDFLLYRFNRFQACRYGLEGILTDVHTGEQKTIAEDLAWLLERVAPSAEKLGASSAIQEIALRLKQGKSEAQLMRDFIADGGSLISLVQKHCDLWATSP
- a CDS encoding helix-turn-helix domain-containing protein, which translates into the protein MNYAQAIKAANDLANVLPFLGARPSRKDYEDALALVEYLIEHQPDSPLIDMLTARIDKYEHESPEFAGFNGRIASTPSGVALLRTLMDQYHLTQSDLENEIGKKSLVSRILKGERTLTLDHMRALAKRFDLPVSAFVGN
- a CDS encoding type II toxin-antitoxin system HigB family toxin, giving the protein MHVVSRAPFDIATRRFPNQALALQDLYRVLKKEIYPSPDLMRKRFPSLDRMKYREKWWVIDVGGGHLRVIFFADFERGRIFIKHISTHAEYDKLTDVYRRTKE
- a CDS encoding YmjA family protein: MSNDVPIKFYDIVDEYTTEAAEPVNESERDSLALYFQLLITRLMNNEEISEAAQTEMAVEAGISTQRIDDIANFLNQWGNE
- a CDS encoding cold-shock protein; the protein is MAMNGTITTWFADKGFGFIKDENGDNRYFHVIKVANPDLIKKDAAVTFEPTTNNKGLSAYAVKVIPESKYIFLDGERHKITSIKSYLVYSEEEPAETRIDKENGVLSVKSLMGNIAPKSTAKAGEMRTVRKLAITTFQGKTYIFSEDEIDLDATVKMLKNLK
- a CDS encoding ABC transporter ATP-binding protein translates to MALVNVDRLQVTFGEKTAVSAASFTIERGETFSLIGESGCGKSTILRVLAGLQRQWRGNVQVLGDRLQPGARFTGSLRRNVQMVFQDPWASLHPNHTISRTLAEPLRIHGETQISQKVDDALQQVGLSADAGKRYPHQLSGGQRQRVAIARALLLRPQLLLLDEPTSALDMSVQAEILNLLNRLKQQHGMTYLLVSHDADVIAHMSDRAAFMAGGVIQRFFDRQALNADEHRMK
- a CDS encoding ABC transporter ATP-binding protein, which produces MTEQRIIVDALNVDYPTARVVNNLSFTLGNERLALVGESGSGKSMTARSLMGLVRKPGVVSAQRLNVLGHDLTGLSPRGWRQLRGNGIAMILQDPRYALNPVKNVLAQLDEALTLHQSLPRRERVDRIRALVNAVGLTDAVLSRYPGELSGGMGQRVMIAIALINNPRVLIADEPTSALDARLRNQILELLVEQCEQRQMAMLLISHDLPLVAEHCDRVLVMYQGEKVDEMAASQLPQATHPYTRTLWTCRPNASTFGQMLPTLDRTQPWKEATDGTR
- a CDS encoding ABC transporter permease, with amino-acid sequence MPFYLFLRRLRRSPAAFCGLVIITLLVLVALFAPWLAPLDPNWQDAAARLQPPNAQHWLGTDSYGRDLLSRLIYGSRPALGLVALVTAITLPAGLLVGILSGYYGGWLERVLMRFTDVVMSMPRLILAFAFVAMLGPGLVNGALALALTTWPAYARQARSEIQRLRHSDYLAAAEMMGIRGIRLLLGHILPLCLPSAIVRLALDLAGIILAAAGLGFLGLGARPPMAEWGAMIADGMQVIFDQWWIAAIPGGAILIASLAFNLLGDGLRDVLEPQHD
- a CDS encoding ABC transporter permease, with product MPHLSTHAARVLQGLLTLFLTLLGLLLVTFALSALSPVDRVLQIVGDHASQSTYDQVRHQLGLDQPLPVQFWHYLVNLVQGDLGTASATGQPVLQDLLHAFPATLELATLALILGAVLGVTAGVLCARYAGSPLDMIIRTLTLLGNSVPIFWLGLLMLALFYAKLQWSAGPGRLDDIWQYTVEPRTGFALIDTWLSWDMAAFKNAISHLVLPVLLLAYYSLASITRLTRSACLSEMNKEYILLARAKGAGEMTILLRHVLPNIRSTLFTVIALAYTSMLEGAVLTETVFSWPGIGRYLTTALFAGDTTAIMGGTLLIGVCFVLINNLTDLLVRFTDPRVR
- a CDS encoding ABC transporter substrate-binding protein, whose translation is MTKKLLPLLVLAALSAAAHAATPPNTLVVAQGLDDIVSLDPAEANELSSIQTVPSLYQRLVQPDRDNPEKITPILAESWEADAAAKTLTIKLKPDAKFASGNPLRPEDVIFSYTRAVTLNKSPAFILNVLGWEPGNIASQLKKVDDHTLQLHWTADVSPAVALNILSTPIASIVDEKLVAANVKGDDRGNAWLKMHSAGSGAYKMRVYQPHQAIVLEANDSAPGGAPKLKNIIIKNVPDPASRRLLIEQGDADVARDLGADQISALNGKPGIKVLSIPSAEQNYLVFNAGNSANPLLNNPAFWEASRWLVDYEGITKDLLKGQYFVHQSFLPVGLPGALENNPFKFDPAKAKEILAKAGIKDAHFTLDVENKPPFITIAQSMQASFAQGGVKVDLLPAAGSQVYARVRAKQHQAAIRLWIPDYFDAHSNASAFAWNDGKSSTVAGLNGWQIPELNKATLAAVAEPDPAKRLDLYKQMQEQLQQNSPYVFVDQGKTQIVVRDNVKGYQQGLNADMVWYDKVTK
- a CDS encoding GNAT family N-acetyltransferase; translated protein: MPEINEWGQTVNDPVPGWQGASVLERGVLEGRFCRLEPLDAQKHSDDLFEAYALGDDSDWTWLASNQPASVEETAQWVEGKVQDVGLVPFAVIDARSERAVGLVCYMAIEQQLGSVEIGHVTWSRKMKNSPLGTEAVWLLLKYGFERGYRRLEWKCDSMNIASRRAAERLGFTWEGRLRQKLVRKGRNRDSDMLSIIDSEWPERDAALRGWLAADNFDSDGRQRRRLEAFRVRTETA